ATATCCCATCAACAATCCTGATATCGCGACTAGGGCATTCCCAGGGTGAACCATTGAATTACTAATTGCTGATGGCATCGGTATCCTAATAAATTGAATTGCCAACACTATCATTGCCGCATACATCGCCATCTCAACTAATTTAAACACTTCACTCTGTCTTTTCATATACTCTCCACTTCCTCACTAAAAAAATCCATTACTGTGCGCATCACAGGTATATAATTTATTTCTTTTTGATTCACATCCGTTTTTGAGACTGCCAACGATAACCACTGCGATAATTTTAAAACAATGTTATCTAGCGTTAATTGATGCATCCAAGCACTCGTCAACAAAGCACTGGTTAAATCGCCTGTTCCAAAATAACTGCGATTTGACTTGGCATGATGGACGCCGATTAACTGTTCATCGCTTGATAAATAATAAAAGCTTATTTTTCCAGGATGCTCAATTGTCTCTACACCGGTCAACAAGGTTTGCTTAGCCCCCATCTGCTTCATCTTGAATAATAATTGTTGAATAAAAACCTCGTCGATTTGTTGCGGATACACTTCCCCTACCATTAAACAAGCTTCTGTCACATTCGGCAAAACAATAGTAGCTTGTTGCACCAAATGCCGCATACTAGGTAGTATCTGCTCATTGAATCCCTGATAAAATTTACCATGGTCTGCCATTATTGGGTCGACAATCAATGGCACAGTCGAATTTTCCTTTTTAACGTAATCTACAAATTGGTCAATTTGATTCGCAGTAGCAAAATACCCTGTCACATAAGCAGAAAATGAATATGCTTGTTGTTGCCAATGAGCTAAAATCTGTTGAAAGTCGTCTTTGATTTCATGCCGAATAACAGGACCATTACCGGTATGATGCGATAATACTACCGTTGGAAGCCAAGCTGTCTTGAACCCAGCAGCTGTTATTATCGATTGTGCAATCATGCCAGCTACTTGTCCGCTACCTGGTAAATCATTTACAATTAATATCGGATTCATTGCTACGCCTCCTTTATTATATATTGTTATTTTACGACGTATCTGATACCATTAAAAGTATCAAATTATTCATTTTTAATAGTACCAGGAGCGAAACTATGATTATCCCGT
The genomic region above belongs to Aerococcaceae bacterium zg-1292 and contains:
- a CDS encoding bifunctional hydroxymethylpyrimidine kinase/phosphomethylpyrimidine kinase, with the protein product MNPILIVNDLPGSGQVAGMIAQSIITAAGFKTAWLPTVVLSHHTGNGPVIRHEIKDDFQQILAHWQQQAYSFSAYVTGYFATANQIDQFVDYVKKENSTVPLIVDPIMADHGKFYQGFNEQILPSMRHLVQQATIVLPNVTEACLMVGEVYPQQIDEVFIQQLLFKMKQMGAKQTLLTGVETIEHPGKISFYYLSSDEQLIGVHHAKSNRSYFGTGDLTSALLTSAWMHQLTLDNIVLKLSQWLSLAVSKTDVNQKEINYIPVMRTVMDFFSEEVESI